A genomic stretch from Pomacea canaliculata isolate SZHN2017 linkage group LG2, ASM307304v1, whole genome shotgun sequence includes:
- the LOC112557566 gene encoding transient receptor potential cation channel subfamily M member 3-like, protein MAQFLWRDVKDRMTAALIACVTLKAMKKRILNNVAFMDEKEEYTQKIAVFEGLAVAVLNRCNNEDAEKTKKLLTRIQPQWEGLTCLEIADQAKCSNFISQESCQAIADLIWKGKDNQAHTDDDDDFLSVCCKYLRNISYVFIAFFVVIPTFLLECGKNKRSGAYLWKSFQQIVDNFPLSASSPAFKFYVNWFFFLGFVFLYMYVLLVRIPIDTLQIPELILFAWFFTLFIEELRLSIVMIPHGTKGKVSYFLLNQIGFLSITNYYLGLATIAGWVINPQSAFLHGAMCVNFIGFVCRLFFFLSINAQLGPRIFMMRRMIRDIIIFSVILIIMCFTYGVVVYSLENKGTIRDLQLSSLLELPVNGFWLLLGNQPSDNANEDNTDLRIVIRGLMRVVYMMIACILMINLLIAAFSHTFNQVQEKKEEVRKFQRFQMIYRFYYQFPFPPPLSILFYLPVAFGVWCCRCCKRTCTKNPSLKNPDGDKFHQIVNAQEEEELLAWANAVVDSYSVGSPMNEDSVQTQVNEVIRKVQRIAKSDEGLYKYTENKDSIENLRDLGEILKKLQESVQSLADSLLARPDLQTSKA, encoded by the exons ATGGCGCAGTTTCTGTGGAGAGACGTGAAG GATCGTATGACGGCCGCTCTCATCGCTTGTGTCACACTGAAGGCcatgaagaaaagaattttgaatAATGTGGCTTTCATGGATGAGAAGGAAGAATACACTCAGAAAATAGC TGTGTTTGAGGGTCTGGCAGTCGCAGTACTGAACAGATGTAACAACGAAGAcgcagagaaaacaaagaaacttttgacAAGAATTCAACCCCAGTGGGAAGGACTTACTTGCCTTGAGATTGCCGATCAGGCCAAATGCAGCAACTTTATTTCCCAGGAATCATGCCAAGCCATCGCAGACCTAATCTGGAAAGGGAAAGACAACCAG GCTCAtactgatgacgatgatgacttCCTCTCAGTGTGTTGCAAATACTTAAGGAACATCTCCTATGTCTTCATCGCATTTTTTGTGGTCATTCCAACATTTCTCCTGGAATGCGGTAAAAACAAAAG GTCTGGTGCTTATCTCTGGAAATCGTTTCAACAAATTGTCGACAATTTTCCGCTCTCGGCCTCGTCCCCAGCATTCAAATTTTATGTCAACTGG tttttcttcCTGGGCTTCGTGTTTCTTTACATGTACGTTCTTCTGGTGCGAATACCAATAGACACTTTACAAATTCCGGAGCTGATTCTATTCGCTTGGTTCTTCACACTTTTTATAGAAGAACTGCGACTGTCAATT GTAATGATCCCTCATGGAACAAAAGGCAAAGTTAGTTACTTCCTACTGAACCAGATCGGCTTTCTGAGCATTACCAACTACTACTTGGGCTTAGCCACCATTGCTGGCTGGGTGATTAATCCTCAGAGTGCCTTTCTCCATGGAGCCATGTGCGTCAACTTCATCGGATTCGTCTGtcgtcttttcttcttcttgtcaaTTAACGCGCAGCTGGGACCGAGAATCTTCATGATGCGACGAATG ATAAGGGACATTATCATTTTCTCCGTAATCTTGATCATCATGTGTTTCACCTATGGCGTGGTCGTGTACTCGCTGGAGAACAAAGGCACCATCAGAGACCTCCAGCTTTCAAGTTTGCTGGAGCTTCCCGTCAACGGCTTCTGGCTTTTGCTGGGAAATCAGCCCA GTGACAATGCAAATGAAGACAACACTGACCTAAGGATAGTTATACGAGGTCTGATGAGGGTTGTCTACATGATGATCGCTTGCATCTTGATGATCAATCTACTTATTGCGGCTTTCAG CCACACTTTTAATCAGGTCCAAGAAAAGAAGGAGGAGGTGCGAAAGTTCCAGCGATTTCAGATGATCTACAGGTTCTATTACCAGTTCCCTTTCCCACCTCCACTGAGCATTCTCTTCTACCTGCCAGTAGCCTTTGGTGTGTGGTGCTGCAGATGCTGCAAGAGAACTTGTACCAAAAACCCATCCCTCAAGAATCCGGATGGAGATAAATTCC ATCAAATTGTGAATGCTCAAGAGGAGGAGGAGCTTCTTGCCTGGGCCAACGCAGTGGTGGACAGCTACAGTGTCGGCTCCCCCATGAATGAGGACTCGGTTCAAACCCAAGTCAACGAAGTCATTAGAAA aGTTCAGCGAATAGCCAAATCTGACGAAGGGCTGTACAAGTATACTGAGAATAAGGACAGTATTGAGAACCTCAGAGATCTTGGTGAAATA CTTAAAAAACTGCAAGAATCCGTACAATCACTTGCTG ACAGTTTACTAGCTCGTCCAGACCTGCAAACTTCTAAGGCATAG